In Anas platyrhynchos isolate ZD024472 breed Pekin duck chromosome 22, IASCAAS_PekinDuck_T2T, whole genome shotgun sequence, the following proteins share a genomic window:
- the LOC139999299 gene encoding zinc finger CCCH domain-containing protein 11A-like codes for MLETETIAGLSLNVGASPHFLMMTGKAAKPMGEIHVKTLEEIRREKALQRRETQAKAEAEGHGKTEDSSAGARPARAAPSAQPGPAPAEQKSLWSTKLTGALKKEKKAVELNQPCPKLSSVPDVQPTQQSGTRKCPEKSFEERRWEKWQQREQQEKLGKEEAAVKSTAGFFHTEPAGKVAAQFQGREAKTNLMTSAKPSGGKVTFPKKKALKRKAPGSYPSAIAAVELRTALDADMMGPPAKKAAMVRPGANAEMDPLLNSYPPLGEKVEKANVLQAFCFLGNPVAVYRMLVEPFCIYELNGTL; via the exons ATGTTGGAGACTGAAACTATTGCTGGACTCTCTTTAAATGTTGGTGCTTCTCCTCATTTCTTGATGATGACAGGGAAGGCTGCTAAGCCGATGGGAGAGATCCATGTGAAAACACTGGAGGAAATCCGTCGTGAGAAAGCTCTTCAGAGACGCGAAACTCAAGCCAAAGCCGAGGCTGAAGGGCATGGTAAAACTGAAGATTCCAGCGCAGGGGCAAGACCTGCTcgtgcagctccctcagcacaacCCGgacctgccccagcagagcagaaatctTTATGGAGCACAAAACTAACAG gtgctttaaaaaaagaaaagaaggcagtggAATTGAACCAGCCTTGTCCTAAACTTTCCTCTGTACCTGATGTACAG ccCACTCAGCAGAGTGGAACTCGTaaatgtccagagaagagctttgAAGAGAGACGGTGGGAGAAGTGGCAACAGCGAGAACAACAAGAGAAGCTTGGGAAGGAGGAAGCTGCTGTCAAATCTACTGCTGGCTTCTTTCATACTGAACCAGCAGGGAAAGTGGCAGCTCAATTTCAGGGCCGGGAAGCTAAAA CCAACTTGATGACATCTGCGAAGCCTTCGGGTGGGAAAGTCACTTTCCCCAAGAAGAAGGCACTGAAACGTAAGGCACCTGGGAGTTATCCCTCTGCCATAGCAGCTGTGGAACTCCGGACTGCCTTGGATGCTGACATGATGGGACCTCCAGCCAAAAAAGCAGCCATGGTAAGGCCAGGAGCTAACGCAGAGATGGATCCCTTGTTAAATTCCTACCCTCCTCTAggagaaaaggtggaaaaggcAAACGTTCTGCAGGCCTTCTGTTTCCTTGGAAA